TCGTTGTACGTAcattatatgaattatgaCTACTGTCAGAACACATACTAAGTCTATCATCTAAGTCAGGAGCACTATGAGCACTTTGAGTGCTATCTATACTTTCTGTAGACCCTCCAGAATTTGGCTTTTGAAATGTTGTATTAATGTCAACATGTGGCAATCGTTGTTCCGAGCCACTTCTCAATTTTCCCAAAGAATACGGTATATTTGTCATTGGATTTGCTATGgcttttattgtattaatacATGAACCTTTCACTTGTCTCACGTTAGGTAAATATGAAAATCCAGTCGTATCAATAGTTTTTGTTGTATTTGATAAAAGATTAGGATTTGATTTTTGCAAGAATTGCGGCagtttcgataatttttttggcgcatgtaattttttctttgggGGTTTTGAAACCGGCTTACAAAATGTTGCATCCATATTACTAGGTGGCTCTACAGTCTCTATATTGCTCTTCCCATTGATACTACTagttttttttgtaaaagtaTAAAACTTACGACTCTGCAAATCTTTTTGTGTACATGTTACTATATTACAATctgataattcatttttactaTTAGATTGATCTTTCGGAGATtgctttttatatgtattgtatttgTTTTCAATAGGAATATTACTTTTCTGTATAAGATTTGAATCATAAGTTacatcaatattttcatttgtcttTAACTGAGTACAAGGTTCATTGGAAGTATTACTATAGACAGAATGCAGCTTGTATTTCCCACTCCGTTGAATTTCTGTTAGTAATTCTCTTCTTAATGAAGGAATTTCTTCTGATGATAAACTTGTAGGGTTCATATATGTTGATTGATATTGATTTGTATTCTTGTTCATACTGGTGAATGTTGAATTTAGTGGATTTTCATGTTTAGAAGAATGATTGGAATATGAAACAGGTATTTGAGGTACCggatttatacaattattctGTACAGGTAAAACcgtaatgtttaaacattgcGTGGCAGCTTCTTCCATATTAGAATCAGTATTAACGTTTTGCTCATAAGAATCAGATGTATTTGTTACCAtcgcactttttttttcctcttttacatTTACACATTGATATGTAGTGTCTAGTGAGTTTTTTGTTCCATTACTTTCTGATTTTATCACTGTAACATTAAGATCACATGGATTTGTAAATGTGGAAGACAACACATTTGCActtatttcttctatctctgCATTCATTGACGTCAATGACATATCATTGTGAATGtctatattgtaaatattattaatatttattttttcagtaTTTCTTGGTTTactaataaatgtattatttatagaaactttatccttatttttattttccaaaatagttttatcattgaattttgataaaaaagttGCTTCCAAATTAAGCTTTGGGTTTTTAGTTTTGATAAATTGACATTTATCTATCATTGGATGGGATAAATTATCTGAGTTAATAGCACAATCGTAGTCCGTGTTATATAATGTGTTATCATTAGTCAATGATGTGATAGATGAATATAAAACAGAAGGATGAGAAACATTCATTAATGTATCACCAAAATCGGGTTCGACTAAATTGATAAATGAATCAATTCCCTTTGATTGCGACATATTTAGAAAGGCTTCCATACTTTCTTGTCCagatgtaattaaattatcatcaGGAACATAATGATTAGCTCCCATTGTTGCCTTTAGCATAAAAGGTACAGCGTCTTTCTTCTCATTGGTTTGGTTTTTATATGtctgtatattaaaaataatatatatatatatataataataatatatatatatataatatttgg
The window above is part of the Vespa velutina chromosome 24, iVesVel2.1, whole genome shotgun sequence genome. Proteins encoded here:
- the LOC124957168 gene encoding uncharacterized protein LOC124957168 isoform X2; translated protein: MSERKVEVIENVEKQYLDESLAIQYDDTIDVSIFDFSDTDRWLSEPVQCSSKTTVYDLYAWLRNSSEMSLQNIPTVNKRFTDTRTFTRPKKRNSRMSFESIMESLPPHLQGACKIRDKEAQNLYQNTYKNQTNEKKDAVPFMLKATMGANHYVPDDNLITSGQEMIKSESNGTKNSLDTTYQCVNVKEEKKSAMVTNTSDSYEQNVNTDSNMEEAATQCLNITVLPVQNNCINPVPQIPVSYSNHSSKHENPLNSTFTSMNKNTNQYQSTYMNPTSLSSEEIPSLRRELLTEIQRSGKYKLHSVYSNTSNEPCTQLKTNENIDVTYDSNLIQKSNIPIENKYNTYKKQSPKDQSNSKNELSDCNIVTCTQKDLQSRKFYTFTKKTSSINGKSNIETVEPPSNMDATFCKPVSKPPKKKLHAPKKLSKLPQFLQKSNPNLLSNTTKTIDTTGFSYLPNVRQVKGSCINTIKAIANPMTNIPYSLGKLRSGSEQRLPHVDINTTFQKPNSGGSTESIDSTQSAHSAPDLDDRLSMCSDSSHNSYNVRTTNMEQLHQIVYTQEEGSKHESTPKPKKHILRNNWIDELKDLPSPILKHNVEETESNSSSPLSIDSTVKTSSPIISPTGSSQAINTNGEHKMSSNLEEKEQENAVAVVKQTTNKLTNMAENKTRLRQPSNWNTGNKPVGTVSGIPRPPSRIPAFRFVRPNVKTTQGDLKKGCL
- the LOC124957168 gene encoding uncharacterized protein LOC124957168 isoform X1; amino-acid sequence: MSERKVEVIENVEKQYLDESLAIQYDDTIDVSIFDFSDTDRWLSEPVQCSSKTTVYDLYAWLRNSSEMSLQNIPTVNKRFTDTRTFTRPKKRNSRMSFESIMESLPPHLQGACKIRDKEAQNLYQNTYKNQTNEKKDAVPFMLKATMGANHYVPDDNLITSGQESMEAFLNMSQSKGIDSFINLVEPDFGDTLMNVSHPSVLYSSITSLTNDNTLYNTDYDCAINSDNLSHPMIDKCQFIKTKNPKLNLEATFLSKFNDKTILENKNKDKVSINNTFISKPRNTEKININNIYNIDIHNDMSLTSMNAEIEEISANVLSSTFTNPCDLNVTVIKSESNGTKNSLDTTYQCVNVKEEKKSAMVTNTSDSYEQNVNTDSNMEEAATQCLNITVLPVQNNCINPVPQIPVSYSNHSSKHENPLNSTFTSMNKNTNQYQSTYMNPTSLSSEEIPSLRRELLTEIQRSGKYKLHSVYSNTSNEPCTQLKTNENIDVTYDSNLIQKSNIPIENKYNTYKKQSPKDQSNSKNELSDCNIVTCTQKDLQSRKFYTFTKKTSSINGKSNIETVEPPSNMDATFCKPVSKPPKKKLHAPKKLSKLPQFLQKSNPNLLSNTTKTIDTTGFSYLPNVRQVKGSCINTIKAIANPMTNIPYSLGKLRSGSEQRLPHVDINTTFQKPNSGGSTESIDSTQSAHSAPDLDDRLSMCSDSSHNSYNVRTTNMEQLHQIVYTQEEGSKHESTPKPKKHILRNNWIDELKDLPSPILKHNVEETESNSSSPLSIDSTVKTSSPIISPTGSSQAINTNGEHKMSSNLEEKEQENAVAVVKQTTNKLTNMAENKTRLRQPSNWNTGNKPVGTVSGIPRPPSRIPAFRFVRPNVKTTQGDLKKGCL